DNA sequence from the Agromyces aureus genome:
GTCGGGGTTCGAGGCGCTGTTGCGCCCCATCGACGTGATGGCCACGGTCGAGCCCTGCAGGCCGGATGCCTGCAGCAGCCAGTTCGGGAAGTACACCGGCTGCTTCGAGACCGTGCCGTCGGTGTACGTGAGGGTGAGTTCCGGCGACACGCCCGCGCCCGTCGCCGCCGAGGCGAGGACGGCGAGGTGCGTGCCCTGCCCGTTGACGCGGATCAGCTGGCCCGCAGGGGTGACCGAGTTCGGCTCGCCGACCGGGGTCGGCCAGGTGTACTCGATCGCCGTGTCGCCCGTACCGACCGTCACCGTGCCGCCCGGCGTGACGCCGGCCTGCTCGAGCGCCGCCTTCGAGAAGGAGGCGCCGCCGCCGTCGAAGTTGCCGGCGGTCGCGGTCTCGAGGTCCGTGATCGACACCGCGTTGAACGCGCCCTGCAGCGAGCCGTAGGCGACGTACAGCTGGTTCGCACCCGACACCTCGACCTGCTGGTTCGACGCCGACGTGTACGCGGCGGTCACCGCGACCGTCTGCAGGTCGGCCCCGGACTCCGGGGTCACGTCGAGCACGAACTCGGCCGTGATCGAGGCACCCGGCTCCACCCGCTCGGCGCGGTCACCGGTCGCCGACACGACGGTCCAGCCCTCGGGCAGCACCGGGGTGAGCACGACGTCGTCCTTGGCGGCCGAACCGGTGTTCGTGAAGGTGGCCGTGGCCGTCGTCTGCTCGCCCTGGAAGACCTGGGCGTCGAGTGCGACGTCGACGGATGCCGCGGAGGCGTCCTGGTCGCGACCGCCGACGGCGCTCGTGCCGGTGAGCACGACCTGCGCCGAGGCATCCGATGCGAGCTCGCCCGTCGAGATCACCACGACGCCGCCGGTGCGGTCGCCGTCGTAGGCCCATCCGGTGCGGCCCTCGAGCGCATCGACGTCGGCGACCCGCTCGAGTGCATCGCCGTCCAGCTCGACGGCGCTCGGCTCGGAGCCGGTGTGCACGTCGAGGCGGTAGGCGCGATCGCCGGCCTTGCCGTCGTACTCGCCGTCCCGGGTTCCGATGTCGATCGTGACGTCGCCCTCCTCGGCGGCACCCGGTGCGCTGACCTCGAAGACCTGCCGGCTGGCCTCGCCGTCGGCGTGAGCCCTGGTGGTCTTGTCGTCCTCGTAGAGGGTGAACGAGGCGTCGCCCTGCGGGTACGTGGTCAGCGTGACGGGCGAATCCTCGGGCACGAGCGAGGCGTTGCGGGCGGTGATGCCCTGCGGCACGACCGCACCCGCGCGAACGAAGATCGGCAGGCGATCGAGCGGGGCCGGGTGGCCGTTCACGACCCTTCCGCCTTGGTGGACCTTGCCCGTCCAGTAGTCGACCCACTGGTCGCCGGCCGGGAGGTAGATGCCGTTGCGCACGTCGGAGTCCGTGAAGACCGGCGCCACGAGGTAGTCCTCGCCGAGCAGGAACTCGTTGTTGGACTCGACGCTGTACGCACCGGGGTCGCTCGGGTACTCGAGTGCGATCGAGCGCATCATCGGCATGCCGGTGCGGTGCGACTCCTCGGCGAGCGTGTAGATGTACGGCATCAGGCGCTGCCGGAGCTGCAGGTAGTCGCGGTTGATCTCCGTCGCCTCCTCGCCGTAGAGCCAGGGCCGCTTGTCGGTCTGCGCCCACCCGCTCATCGAGTAGAGCGCGGGAGCGAACGCCTTCCATTGCAGGTCGCGCACGTAGCTCTCGGCGGAGCCGCCGAAGATGCCGTCGACGTCACCCGTGGAGAAGGCGAGTCCGGAGTTGCCGGCGCCCGTGAGCGCCGAGACCTGCCAGCGGACGGCGTCGAGGTCGCCGCTGTGGTCGCCGGTCCACTGCATGCCGCAGCGCTGCGATCCGGCCCAGCCCTCGACCATGAGCGAGGTGCCGCGGGCGTCGGAGTGCTGCTCGATGCCGCCGTGTGCGGCCTCGCAGCCGGTGAGCGCCTGGCGGTAGCCCTGGCCGACCCAGGCGACGTCGAGCTTGCGGAGGCGCACGCCGGCCTCGCCGACCTCGTACTCCTGGTTGGTGAGCGAGCGCTGCGTCCAGAGGCCGACCTTCAGGCCGGTCTCGGCCTCGATGGCGTCGACGGTCTCGGGCAGTGCCTCGTACTCGCAGCCGTAGCCGTCGTTCACGAGCATCCATCCGGCGGGCATGTCGTGCTCCACGAACTCCTTCGCGAAGTCGAGCGCCTGCGGGGTGCGCAGCTTGGCGGGGTCGCGGTAGGCCGTGTACGTCGAGCTTCCGCGGTTGTAGCAGTCGGCGTCGCCGTACTCGAGCGCGTAGATCGGCGGCATCATCGGGCGGCCGGTGAGCTGCGTGTACGACTCGAGCGACTGCTTGTAGTCACCGACGAAGTAGTAGGCGTCGAACCGCTTCTCCTCGTGGGTGGTCGTGCCGGCCTTGAAGTCGTAACTGCCGCGGGCGAAGGTGTTGCGGAGCACGCCGTAGCCCTCGGACGACATGTAGTACGGCACCGCGTTCGGGTAGCCGTCGTCGTCCCAGTCGAAGTTGCGCGCGATGTTGATGGTGGCGCCGGTGTGCACCGAGCGGCCGTTCTGCATGCCGCCGCCGATGAACTGCTCGCCGTCGACGGGCGCCAGGTGCTGCGTGGCCGAGCCGGCGCCGAAGCTGACCGGCGACGATTCCGACCAGACCACGTCGCCGTCACGTTTCAGCGTCGTGGCGCCGCTCGCGCGATCCACCTCGAGCGTCGCCTTCGACGTCGAGATCGTGATCGGCTCGCCAGGGCGGTCGCCGACATCGACGGATGTCCCGTCGAAGTCGTCGGTGCCGACCACGATGTTCGCGGTGCGTGCCGGGTCGCCTTCGGGGGTGTTCGCCGGGTCGGTGAACTCGCCCGTCGGCGTCGCCTCGATGCGGAGCGTGTGCGCGTCGAGGAACGTGACGCGGTACGCGCCGCGCTCGGCCTGGAGCGTCACGGTCGACCCGTCGCGTTCGACGCCGGTGATGGCGCCGAGCGTCGTGCCGGTGTCGTCGACGGGCACCTCGGGGTTGACCTTGTCGGGGGTGATAGGTGTCGTTCCGCTCGCCGCGGCCGCGGCCGCGGGTGCCGCAGGTCCTGCGGCGAGGGCGATGGACCCGAGTCCGGTCATCGCGACGAGGGCCGCCAGGCCCAGCGCCGTGGTGCGTCGGGCTTTGCCGGCGGCGCGTGTTCGAGAGTGCTGCATCCGTTGCTCGCATTCTAAGAGTGATGGTTTATGACGTTTAGGTCGACCAAACGCTCAAATCAGATCACTTGAGATCACCCCCCGTCAAGGGGTCAGGCGCGATCGGCGCGAACGCTGCCATGATGTGCGCATGCCGACGTTCACCGATCCGTACGGGGTCCACATCCACTACCAGGCGTGGCGCGTGCCCGAACCGACCGCGGTGGTGCAGCTCGCGCACGGCGTCGGCGAGCACATCGGACGCTACGGCGAGCTCGTCGCCGCCCTGAACGAGGCGGGCTACTCCGTCTGGGCCGACGACCACCGCGGCCACGGGCAGACCGGGTTCGAGCAGCACGGCGGCGACCTCGACCGCATGGGCCGGCTCGGGCCAGGCGGCCTGCGCGCCACGATCGACGCCGTGCACCAGTTCACCGGCGTGATCCGCGAGACCGAGGGCAACGAGTTGCCGCTCGTGCTGCTCGGGCACTCGTGGGGCTCGCTGATGGCGCAGATCATCCTCAACCGGCATCCGCTCGAGTACGACGCGGTCGTGCTCACGGGCACGGCGTACCGCACGCTCTTCGACATGAACGGCGGCGACCTCAACGCCCGGCACAAGCACCTCGGCCCGACGCCCGTCGAGTGGCTGAGCCGCGACCCCGAGGTGGCGCCCGCGTTCATGGCCGACCCGTACACGACCGAGGTCCCGCTGCGGAAGCTGTTCGGCACGCGCGACGCGATGCGTCTGCTCGGCCGGCCGGCGAAGCACCTGCCGCCCGAGCTGCCGCTGCTCATCATGGTCGGCTCCGACGACACGCTCGGCGGCGAGCAGAGCGCCGTGAAGCTCGCTCGCGCCTACGCGCGCCGATCGGGCCTCGTCGACGTGACCCTCGTGGTCTACGACGACGCCCGCCACGAGGTCTTCAACGAGACGAATCGCGCCGAGGTGCGCGCCGACCTCATCACCTGGCTCGACGAGCGCTTCGCGACCGACTGACCGGCTACATCTTGGCGTGCCAGGGCGGCACGTCGTACCCGAGCAGTCGGATGCGCGGGTGGTGCGAGGCATCCGACTCGGTGGCCCAGGGGTAGACGATCGTCGTGACGTGGCAGTTGCCGAGCACGGGGAGCAGGTCGCGGTAGCCGTCGGGGTCCATGCCGGCCAGCTCGCAGAAGAGCAGGCGGATGAGCGTCGCGTGCGCCACGATCAGCACGCGGCCGTCGGGGAACTCCTCGACGAGCTCGTCGAACACGGGCACGGCGCGCGCGATGCCGGCGAGGCCCGTCTCACCGCCCGGGAACGGGTTGGTCGCCGGCGAACGGCAGAAGGCCGCCCACTCGTCGGGGTACTGGGACTTGAGCTCGTCGGGCGTGAGCCCTTCGGCCTCGCCGAAGTCGATCTCGACCAGGCGCGGCTCGCTGCGCACGGGCAGCCCGGTCGTCTCTGACGCCGGGGCCGCCGAACGCCGCGCGCGGCTCAGCGGCGAGGCGACGATCGCGTCGAGGTTCGAGTCGACCGCCCAGGCGCCGAGCGCGGCCGCCTGCCCGAGTCCGTGGCGCGTGAGCGCGACATCCGAGTTGCCGGCGTACCGGTGGTCGGCGTGCCAGACCGTCTCGCCGTGACGTGCCAAGAAGAACGTGGTCATTCGGCCCCCTGCCTCTGCATCGATCGTAGATCCCGGGCGCGCGCGGTGGGAGGAGTTCGGCCGCTCGGGAGGCTCGGACAGGCGGATGCCTCCTCCCGTGGGTGCGATCTCCTCCTGTCCGGTGTCCGGGACGGCCGGCGGTCGTAGGCTGTCCCTCATGCACGGTGAGTACAAGGTTCCCGGCGGCAAGCTCGTGGTCGTCGACTTCGACGTGGTCGACGGCGTCATCCGATCGCCGAGGGTCGCCGGCGACTTCTTCCTCGAGCCCGATGAGGCCCTCGCCGACATCGACCAGGCCCTCGACGGCCTGGCCGCGGCATCCGATGCCAAGACCATCGCGGCCGCCGTCGCTGCGGGCCTGCGCCCCGATGCGGTGCTGCTCGGCTTCTCGCCCGAGGCGATCGCGGTCGCGGTGCGACGTGCGCTGACGGATGCCACGAGCTGGTCGAACTACGAGTGGGAGGTCGTGCACGACCCGGCCGTGTCGCCGCGCGTGCACCTCGCCCTCGACGAGGTGCTGGCCGCCCGGGTGGGCGACGGACGTCGCAAGCCGACCCTGCGCTTCTGGGAGTGGGACGAGTCGGCCGTCGTGATCGGCAGCTTCCAGTCGGTGAAGAACGAGGTCGACCCCGAGGGCGCCGAGCGCAACGGCTTCGACGTCGTGCGTCGCATCTCGGGCGGCGGCGCGATGATGATGGAGCGCGGCAACGTCGTCACGTACTCGCTCTACGTTCCGGCCGAGCTCGTGCAGGGCATGAGCTTCGCCGACTCCTACGCGTTCCTCGACGACTGGGTGCTGCAGGGGCTTCGCGGGTTGGGCATCGAGGCCACCTACCAGCCGCTGAACGACATCGCCTCGCCGCTGGGCAAGATCGGCGGGGCCGCGCAGAAGCGACTCGGATCGGGCGGCGTGCTGCACCACGTGACCATGGCGTACGACCTCGACAACGAGAAGATGCTCGAGGTGCTGCGCATCGGCCGCGAGAAGATCAGCGACAAGGGCATCGCCTCGGCGGCCAAGCGCGTCGACCCGCTGCGGTCGCAGACCGGGCTCAGTCGCGCCGCGATCATCGAGTCGCTCATCCAGACGTTCGTGTCGCTGTACGGCGCGACGCGCGGCACGGTCGCCGCCGACGAGCTCGCCGAGGCCGAGGCGCTCGCCGAGTCGAAGTTCGCGACCGAGGAGTGGCTGTACCGGGTGCCCTGACCCGGCCGGCCTGCCGGCGGCGTCCGCGGCCCGGATGAGGAAGGCTCACCGGGCGCAGGTTAGACTCGCCGGATGGATTGGTGGATCTGGCTGGCCGGCGCACTGCTCGTCGCGGCCGTGCTGACGTACTCGGTGCGTCGTGGCTGGATCGACCTCTCCGACAAGACCCGCAAGGGCAAGCCGAGCGGCAGCGCCGTCATGATGATCGGCGACGAGGTCTTCGCGCCCCGCAAGTACGAGGCGCAGATCGAGCAGGAGCGCCAGGCCCGGCTGCCCACGCCCGCGCCACTGGCGGGCGATCCCGACAAGGGCATCTCGTACGCGGCGGCCGATGCCGACGACGGCGACCCCGATCGCTTCAAGGGCCGCATCCGCCTCGACGTCGAGCGCTGAACGGCGGCGTAGGCCGCTGATCGGCTCTCGAGCGCCGACCGGGGCCTCGCCGCACTGCCAGACTGGAGCGCGTGACCCACGACGAGCCCGACCGCATCATCCACGCGGACAACCTCGCCGTGTTGCCGACCTTCCCCGATGGTCGGTTCACGCTCATCTACCTCGATCCGCCCTTCAACACGGGTCGGGCGCAGGCGAGGCGCTCAACCAGCCACGTCAGGGTCGAGGCGACGGATGACGCGGGGCCGCCCCCATCCGGAACCATCACCGGGTTCGCGGGCCGCCGCTACGAGCGCATCCGCGGCGACCTGCTGCGCTACGACGACCGCTTCGACGACTACTGGGGATTCCTCGAGCCGCGCCTCGTCGAGGCCTGGCGCCTGCTCGCCGACGACGGCACGCTGTACCTGCACCTCGACTACCGCGAGGCGCACTACGCGAAGGTGCTGCTCGATGCCCTGTTCGGGCGGGAGTGCTTCCTGAACGAGCTGATCTGGGCCTACGACTACGGCGCGAAGGCGAAGCGCAAGTGGCCGACGAAGCACGACACGATCCTCGTGTACGTGAAGAACCCGTCGACGTACTGGTTCGACTCGACCGCGGTCGACCGCGAGCCTTACATGGCTCCGGGCCTGGTCACGCCCGAGAAGGCCGAGCTCGGCAAGCTGCCGACGGATGTCTGGTGGCACACGATCGTGTCGCCCACGGGCCGCGAGAAGACGGGGTACCCGACGCAGAAGCCGGAGGGCATCCTTCGGCGCATCGTGCAGGCGTCGACGCGCGAGGGCGACTGGGTGCTCGACTTCTTCGCCGGCTCCGGCACGACGGGCGCGGTGGCGGCGACGCTCGGGCGCCGGTTCGTGCTCGTCGATGAGAATCCCGAGGCGATCGCCGTCATGCGCGCGCGCTTCGCGAACATCGACGGCGTCGAGTTCGGCTGAGTCGAGTGCGGGCTTCGGCGTGCGACATCCGCAGGTCGTAACCGGCTGAGCCGGTCAGGCGCCAGCGTGCCGCCCTTCTCGTAACCCTCACTGGGGGAGTAGCGTCGGCGAGGTGACGGCATCAGAGGCGAACGCGGCGAACGCACCGGCACCACTCATGACGCACCGGCAGATCCTGCTGGTGATCTTCGGGCTGATGTCCGCCATGTTCCTGTCGGCGCTCGACCAGACGATCGTCGGCACCTCGATGCGCACGATCGCCGACGACCTCGGCGGCCTCGAGCTGCAGGCCTGGGTGACGACCGCGTACCTCATCACGGCGACCATCACGACGCCGATCTACGGCAAGCTGAGCGACCTGTTCGGGCGGCGGCCGCTGTTCATCATCGCGATCGCGATCTTCCTGCTGGGGTCGCTGCTCTCGGGCATGTCGACGTCGATGTACGAGCTCGCGGTCTTCCGCGCCATCCAGGGCATCGGCGCGGGCGGCCTGATGGCGCTGCCGCTCGCGATCATGGGCGACATCCTCGCCCCGCGCGAGCGTGCGAAGTACCAGGGGTACTTCCTCGCCGTGTTCGGCGTCTCGAGCGTGATCGGCCCGCTCATCGGCGGGCTGCTCTCGGGCACCGAGGAGATCCTCGGCGTGGCCGGCTGGCGGTGGGTCTTCCTCGTGAACCTGCCGGTCGGCGTGCTCGCGCTGTTCATGGTCATCAGGTTCCTGCACGTGCCGCGCTTCCACTCCGACCGCAAGGTGCGCATCGACTGGTGGGGTGCCACCTTCGTGGTCGTCGCCCTGGTGCCGCTGCTCATCGTCGCCGAGCAGGGCAGCGAATGGGGTTGGGGTTCCGCGTGGGCGATCGGATGCTACGTGGTCGGCGTCATCGGCATCATCGTGTTCATCCTCGTCGAGGTCCGCATGGGCCAGGACGCGCTGCTGCCGATGAAGCTGTTCCGCATCCCGACGTTCTCGGTGGTCGCGGGGCTCGGACTCCTCGTCGGCTTCGCGATGTTCGGCGCGATGATGACGATCCCGTTGTACCTGCAGCTCGTCGAGGGCGCGACGCCGGCCGAGAGCGGCCTGCTCATGCTGCCGTTGATCCTCGGCCTCATGGTCTCGTCGATCGCGAGCGGCCAGATCATCGCGCGCACGGG
Encoded proteins:
- a CDS encoding lipoate--protein ligase family protein: MHGEYKVPGGKLVVVDFDVVDGVIRSPRVAGDFFLEPDEALADIDQALDGLAAASDAKTIAAAVAAGLRPDAVLLGFSPEAIAVAVRRALTDATSWSNYEWEVVHDPAVSPRVHLALDEVLAARVGDGRRKPTLRFWEWDESAVVIGSFQSVKNEVDPEGAERNGFDVVRRISGGGAMMMERGNVVTYSLYVPAELVQGMSFADSYAFLDDWVLQGLRGLGIEATYQPLNDIASPLGKIGGAAQKRLGSGGVLHHVTMAYDLDNEKMLEVLRIGREKISDKGIASAAKRVDPLRSQTGLSRAAIIESLIQTFVSLYGATRGTVAADELAEAEALAESKFATEEWLYRVP
- a CDS encoding histidine phosphatase family protein, giving the protein MTTFFLARHGETVWHADHRYAGNSDVALTRHGLGQAAALGAWAVDSNLDAIVASPLSRARRSAAPASETTGLPVRSEPRLVEIDFGEAEGLTPDELKSQYPDEWAAFCRSPATNPFPGGETGLAGIARAVPVFDELVEEFPDGRVLIVAHATLIRLLFCELAGMDPDGYRDLLPVLGNCHVTTIVYPWATESDASHHPRIRLLGYDVPPWHAKM
- a CDS encoding NPCBM/NEW2 domain-containing protein, which codes for MQHSRTRAAGKARRTTALGLAALVAMTGLGSIALAAGPAAPAAAAAASGTTPITPDKVNPEVPVDDTGTTLGAITGVERDGSTVTLQAERGAYRVTFLDAHTLRIEATPTGEFTDPANTPEGDPARTANIVVGTDDFDGTSVDVGDRPGEPITISTSKATLEVDRASGATTLKRDGDVVWSESSPVSFGAGSATQHLAPVDGEQFIGGGMQNGRSVHTGATINIARNFDWDDDGYPNAVPYYMSSEGYGVLRNTFARGSYDFKAGTTTHEEKRFDAYYFVGDYKQSLESYTQLTGRPMMPPIYALEYGDADCYNRGSSTYTAYRDPAKLRTPQALDFAKEFVEHDMPAGWMLVNDGYGCEYEALPETVDAIEAETGLKVGLWTQRSLTNQEYEVGEAGVRLRKLDVAWVGQGYRQALTGCEAAHGGIEQHSDARGTSLMVEGWAGSQRCGMQWTGDHSGDLDAVRWQVSALTGAGNSGLAFSTGDVDGIFGGSAESYVRDLQWKAFAPALYSMSGWAQTDKRPWLYGEEATEINRDYLQLRQRLMPYIYTLAEESHRTGMPMMRSIALEYPSDPGAYSVESNNEFLLGEDYLVAPVFTDSDVRNGIYLPAGDQWVDYWTGKVHQGGRVVNGHPAPLDRLPIFVRAGAVVPQGITARNASLVPEDSPVTLTTYPQGDASFTLYEDDKTTRAHADGEASRQVFEVSAPGAAEEGDVTIDIGTRDGEYDGKAGDRAYRLDVHTGSEPSAVELDGDALERVADVDALEGRTGWAYDGDRTGGVVVISTGELASDASAQVVLTGTSAVGGRDQDASAASVDVALDAQVFQGEQTTATATFTNTGSAAKDDVVLTPVLPEGWTVVSATGDRAERVEPGASITAEFVLDVTPESGADLQTVAVTAAYTSASNQQVEVSGANQLYVAYGSLQGAFNAVSITDLETATAGNFDGGGASFSKAALEQAGVTPGGTVTVGTGDTAIEYTWPTPVGEPNSVTPAGQLIRVNGQGTHLAVLASAATGAGVSPELTLTYTDGTVSKQPVYFPNWLLQASGLQGSTVAITSMGRNSASNPDGYEYPTGKYQVYSNLVRLNPGKELASVQLPNESRVKFFDWQVVDQPMPEAPTGEAFASDLDWISATNGWGVIGRDVANKDSASSPDLPLKVNHTDPATGQSPVYEKGLGVHAQSKITYYVGDQCSAFTAQVGLESGFGGNVIFKVDVDGANRYQSRTFTPGFAPESVTVDLAGAQYVDLIVEAPGSINGAHGIWGDAKFSCDEAGPAGPEMTATVGTKCIASKAYVTVKATNEESTPVSVKLQSPYGEKSFASVAAGKNATHSFTTREASVPAGTVTVEATRASDGGVSTQTVAYDARSC
- a CDS encoding DNA-methyltransferase; protein product: MTHDEPDRIIHADNLAVLPTFPDGRFTLIYLDPPFNTGRAQARRSTSHVRVEATDDAGPPPSGTITGFAGRRYERIRGDLLRYDDRFDDYWGFLEPRLVEAWRLLADDGTLYLHLDYREAHYAKVLLDALFGRECFLNELIWAYDYGAKAKRKWPTKHDTILVYVKNPSTYWFDSTAVDREPYMAPGLVTPEKAELGKLPTDVWWHTIVSPTGREKTGYPTQKPEGILRRIVQASTREGDWVLDFFAGSGTTGAVAATLGRRFVLVDENPEAIAVMRARFANIDGVEFG
- a CDS encoding MDR family MFS transporter translates to MTHRQILLVIFGLMSAMFLSALDQTIVGTSMRTIADDLGGLELQAWVTTAYLITATITTPIYGKLSDLFGRRPLFIIAIAIFLLGSLLSGMSTSMYELAVFRAIQGIGAGGLMALPLAIMGDILAPRERAKYQGYFLAVFGVSSVIGPLIGGLLSGTEEILGVAGWRWVFLVNLPVGVLALFMVIRFLHVPRFHSDRKVRIDWWGATFVVVALVPLLIVAEQGSEWGWGSAWAIGCYVVGVIGIIVFILVEVRMGQDALLPMKLFRIPTFSVVAGLGLLVGFAMFGAMMTIPLYLQLVEGATPAESGLLMLPLILGLMVSSIASGQIIARTGRYRMFPILGTAFLALGYYWLTYLTADQDIWWIMVGMAIIGLGLGQLMQTLTIASQNAVTARDMGVATSASTFFRQIGGTLGTAVFFSLLFSRLAETLTAAFSDPALIGPMTEAMQDPAVQADPANAEILALLGTQDPAQIGAALDTDSSFLLGADPRLAEPFLVGFNDATVSVYWLGLIISVLAFVVAWFVPALPLRQVSAMQEDADANAAEVAAAAHLVAEGIDEARDLNDAEHDADRRADAASDRHAMAGAPGDEPEIDEVAHRAARLAGSPIEPTTTGSMHAIDLDDEANGRPAR
- a CDS encoding alpha/beta fold hydrolase, which codes for MPTFTDPYGVHIHYQAWRVPEPTAVVQLAHGVGEHIGRYGELVAALNEAGYSVWADDHRGHGQTGFEQHGGDLDRMGRLGPGGLRATIDAVHQFTGVIRETEGNELPLVLLGHSWGSLMAQIILNRHPLEYDAVVLTGTAYRTLFDMNGGDLNARHKHLGPTPVEWLSRDPEVAPAFMADPYTTEVPLRKLFGTRDAMRLLGRPAKHLPPELPLLIMVGSDDTLGGEQSAVKLARAYARRSGLVDVTLVVYDDARHEVFNETNRAEVRADLITWLDERFATD